The DNA region TCGACCTGGCTACTCATTTGAGGGTGATACGGAGTGGCGATCTTGTGTTTAACATTATACTTCTTTAGCAGATTCTCCATCAGTTTGTTCAAAAAGTGAGTTCCTTCATCACTAATAAGTGCTCTTGGCACCCTGAATCTCGAAAAGATATTGTTCTTCAGAAATGTCACCACCACTTTAGCGTCATTGGTGGGCAATGCTACAACTTCCATCCACTTTGATACATATTCAACTGCTACCAAGATGTAATTTTCCCCACAGGATGGTGGAAATGgccccatgaagtctattccccatacatcaaaCAATTCAACCTCTAGCATAGCATTTTGTGGCATTTGATTTCTCTTAGAAATATTCCCCATTCTATGACATCTGTTGCTTTCTTTGACAATATCTTGGGCATCTTTGAACAATGTGGGCCAATATAGACCTGATTGAAGACCTTTGTCGCTGTTCAGTCACCACTGAAATGTCCTCCATAGTCTGAATCATGACAAGCTCTAAGTACATCCCTTTGCTCCTCCTCCGGGACACATCTTCTGACCAGCCCATCCACTCCTCTTTTGTATAAAaatgggtcatcccacaagtaaaacctgcaatcatgaacaaactttttctttttgttagaatcaaaatcgTTGGGGATTACACCCCCACCAAATAATTCACATAGTTTGCGAACCACGGGATACCGATAACAGCAAGGATGTATTCatcagcaaactcatcctttattggtCTCTTTTCTTCTGTTTCTTCAATAGGTGACATGCAGATTAGATGATCTGCCACTGTTTTTTCACACCTTCTTTTGTCTCGGATCTCTACATCAAATTCTTGGAGGAGTAAGATCCACCTGAGAAGTCTCGGCTTAGAGTCTTTCTTAGCAAACAGATATTTCAAAGCGGCATGGTCCGTATACATTACAATCTTTGTTCCTAAAAATATTGTCTGAACTTCTCAAAAAGCGTAAACCACAGCCAACAACTCTTTTTCTATGGTTGTGTAGTTCATCTGTATCGGGTTCAACACATGACTAGCATCGTAAATGACATGTAATAACTTCTCTCATCACTGTCCTAAGACTGCCCCTACAGAAatatcactagcatcacacatgatctcaaatTGAAGATACCAATCAGGGGCAATAACAATGGGTGCTGAAATCAGTTTGCTCTTCAATGTCTCAAAGGCCATGGTGCATTCTTTGTTGAACAAAAACGCCTTATCTTTAACCAATAGAGTGGTCAGCAATTTAGCAATTTTTGAGgaatctcttatgaacctgcggtaaaaACCTGCGTCTCCTAAGAAACTCTTGATACCCTTTTCATTAACTGGGGGTGGGAGTTTAGATATCACTTCCACTTTTGCTTGGTCAACTTCAATTTCCTTGtaggaaattttgtgacccaaCACTATCCCCTCAcgcaccatgaagtgacatttctcccaattcaGAATTAAATTCGTTTTCTGGCACCTGTCTAAAACAAGAGAGAGATtagttaaacaattatcaaatgaggatccaaagaccgagaagtcatccatgaagacttccatatgcttttcgagcatgtcagcgAAAATGGAAGTCATGCATCGTTGGAAGGTGGCTAGAGCATTACACAGCCCGAATGacattcttcggtaagcaaaaacaccatacgggcatgtgaatgttgtcttttcttggtcttTCGGTGCTACAAAaatctgattatacccagagtatccatctagaaaGCAGTAGTAATCATGCCCGACTAACCTCTCCAACATCTGGTCAATAAATGGCaaagggaaatggtccttcctagttgttgtgttcaaccttctatagtcaATGCAAACGCGCCACCCGGTTATCGTCCGCATGGGAATTAACTCATTTTTTTCAATCCTTATTACGGTGGTCCCCCCTTTCTTAGGGGCAACATGCACCGGGCTCACCCACGGACTGTCAGAAATGATATATATAAGACATGCATCCAACAATTTCACCACTTCTTTCTGAATTACTTCCTTCATCGTAAGATTGAGTCTTCTTTGCGGTTAGACTACCGGCTTGTGGTCGTCTTCCATGAGTATTTTATGCATGCACACAATAGGGCTAATACCCTTCAAATCTTCAATTGCCCATCCAATAACATTTTTGTACATTTTCAAGACTTGGATGAGCTTTTCCTCTTGGATATTCTGAAGGCTTGAGTTTATGATAGCATAACATTTTCCTTCTGGTTCTAGAAAGACATATTTAAGATTTTCAGGCATTTGTTTCAACTTTGTTCCCTTCTTTGGTTCCTTATTCTCCTCACTAGATTGAGGTATGCGTAAATCCTCCCACCGGCGTGGTCGAGATCCTTTCCGTGAGGGTTGTGCGTCTAATAAGGCTAGCACTTTAGATTCCCCATTGTCCATTTCTTTATTAGAATCGAGAATGGACAAACTTAACACTCTTTCCAAAGGTGATTGAGGTGCATTCAAAGGACTATCATATGTCGTCACCTGATCCAGAACCTCTATAGTATGAATGGTATAAATATCATCCTTGTACCTCATGGTGTTACGAACATCGATTTTCAATTCCTCATTATAAACCTTCAACGTCATTGTTCCTTCTTCTCTGTTTATCAAGCACCATCCTGTTTCCAAAAAGGGTCTCCCCAGAATGAGAgggatctcttcatcttccggcatttcaAGAATTACAAAATCCACTAGGAAaacaaacttatcaatcttcaccaaaacatcttcaACAATGCCATACGGTTTCTTGACCAAATGATCGGAGAATTGGAATGTCATCCTGGTATCTTGCACAACCCCTATACCAAGCTTCCTGTAAATGGATGGCAtgagactcacactagctcccaGATCAATAAGAGCTTTGTTGAACGACCTACCTTCGATAATACATGGGATGGTGACAACTCCTCGATCTTTCTTCTTTAtcggaatcttcataccctgcaaaatagcactacacGTTTCAGTTAGAATAATCGGGTTAGTGTCAGTGGTACGCCTCTTCGAAATgatatccttcatgaacttggcataagtaggcatttgttcaagtgcctccaacaaaggaatgttaattttcagcttcttgaacaactctaagaatttttcaaagtttttctcatgttgtCCTTTTTTCTTGTTTCTAGTGGGGAAGGGAAGCTTAACAACCAGCTTGAGCTTGATGACTGTTTCTTTCACAACAGGTTTCGGTGCTACCACTTCTTCCCTAACAACTTCATTTTTTTGATCTCAAGGTCCACTTTTATCAATTGGTTTTCCTCTTCTTCCACTTCCTCGACAACTTAATCAGATTTACCATTTCGTGTTGTCACCGTgctcacattattatgctctctaggatttgtcacgattgcactaggtagagcaccttgtgcttgagaactcGAAGCTAGTTGCTAAGAGATTTGACCCATTTGGATTTCAAGATTCTTTATTGATGttgtggtgtttttctgattgttcCGTGTTTCCTCTTGAAATTGAACATTATGGGCTGCCATTCTTTCAATAGAAATTTCCTAATCAGCTTTCTTAGGGGCCCGTTGcttctgttgttgttgatattgagtttggtaCCGACCATGTTGAGGAGCAGttcctttttggtctttccatgagaagttgggatgattcttccaatctggattgtacgtgttggaataaggactattctgcttcaaaaatttaatttcctccacttgttgaggagttgcaaaaTAATAAACAGTTTGGTGCGGACCACTACAAATTTCACAGCAGACAGTAGGAGCCGGTTGGACCTGCGCCACCTGTTAggtacctatattcatcgccTTCAGCTTCTTATCAGCTTCAGCAGCTATAGTATCTTCAATACAAATTTTATTAGTTTCCAGCTTTAAATCTATAACCCCTTCTGGTTTGCTTTGACACCTATCGTACAACTCCATGTGCTCATTAGTAGCAATAgcttcaatgatcttcttgataccagtggctgttgaaAAATTTATAGAACCACCGGCTGCAGTATCAATAAGTTGTTTGGTCTTTATTTTAAGAccattcacaaacatctgcatttgttcagttgcaTCCATATTATGAGTTAGGCAGGCTACCAGGACTCTTTTGAATCTCTTGTAGGCGTCTCCCAAAGTTTCCCCATCCTTCTGCTTAAAACtcagaatttcatacctcttccgcagaaacaccgatgctggaaaatactcattcaggaaGGATTTTTCCATTTCTTCCCAAGATGTGATGCTACTGGAAGGTAAAGAATAAAACCATTCTTCAGCTTCTTCCGTTAAGGTAAACGGGAACATTCTCAACTTCTTGGCTTCttcagtgtgaccatcaattttcagaGTGTTTCTCATGGTCAGAAACCTATGTaaatgcttgtttgcatcttcattcaCTTTTCCAGTAAAATGCTTCCTTTCAAGCTGATAAATGGTACTCGGGTGCAACTGGAAATTAGCCACATTTACTGGTTGGTTGACAATAGTTAATCTTCCGGTTTGTGCATTTGCACCTTTGTAGTGTCCCAACAGTCTTTCTGGTGGTGGTGGAACATCATCCATAGTTTCGATCTCTCTATCAGAACCTGAATTTGAACTTGAATGGATGGAAAGTTGTTCTTCGTCTGATTCCAATCTGACTAGTCGAGCTTGTCTGATTCTTGCCCGCaaggttctctcgatttctgTGTCAAAGGGAAAATCAgttgaggccttacctcgcatacaaatATCAGACACAGATCAGTTGatataatcaaaataaaatattcaaaataacggaaaataaattttagttgcagagcaacaaaattttaattgagataattttaaacttatatttggcaatccccgacatcggcgccaaaaacttgatcggaaaattagcaagtgtactattttgctGATGTAGTAATAAGAGGGATGTTTCCCAAAGACCGATCTTGAGGATTGCACATCAATATATGAGTAAACAGtcactcaattgaacaaaagtaaTAGTTTGGGTTTTGTAAAATTCACTGTAaggaaaaataaaacaaataaatattttcacagaTTATAATGATATGCCAAGGGTGATGTGTAAAAATCTCCTGTAATGACCCctgagtgtatatctccttaataatgAGAATTGTTTCAATTATAGGATCTTAAGATTGTTTCCCCCTAAGACCtcagagggaaacctttggtattcaatATAACCTCTAAAtccttaggtgattatgatgaaaccaaaCAATTTAATTTAACAAGAATAAACCGGTAAgcatagggtatccctagtcctcAATGATATCTATTATGGTTTCACTGtataaaaaccttaacaattgcaatcctgctaatcgttaaccatacaacaatcttaatttttctgataaagaaagcattacgcaAATCACACAGTGAAATTGATAACAAATAACATATATTAAGGAAAATCTAACATCAgagtcattacatgatcaattcagggacaccccctgacattggggggtttagcctaccatattattcaaatcaaatacaagataaaattgagacattacaaaaagTTCAGAATTCCGTAGATCTTCAATCGCGCCCGCTCTTGAAGGATCTCATTTCATATTCGTTTTCCACTATTTCAATCTTGATCGTCTCTAATTTTTTATCGTGTAAAAAGTCTCTCTCTCCATATTCAAATCTCCTGTAAATAGTTCCCGATGACAATTTTTATCTAgcaaaagtccaaaatgccctccgggataAGCCGTGCCAAAAATAGCACAAAATTGGAAAATCAAGTGTTCAAGCCAACATTGGTCGTGTCAGGCAACACGACAGACCGTGTTGGGCTTCTGGAGCAAAAAGCCTTGACACGCCCCTTCAGGGAggctgacacgggtcgtgtcagctgacacaggtacccgtgtcagctccctgttttCCTCTTCCAAGTTCCTTCTCTTGACACGGCCTGCCCGTGTGGGGAAACACGGATGGCCGTGTCAGGACTACTGTACTGTCCAATTTTCTTCTTCTGACGGGCCCGGAACGTCCTATTTGTTTGTCTATCCCTCTGGTACACTTGGTTACACCTGAAACCAATAGAACTACCACAAAGGGATATAAAATTGAGTATGATGATGCATAAAACATGTAATCAACAAATGGAAACAATAATACAAAACATCTAAATTActaaacaaaataataaaataagtgGACTAATGTGTTATCGACTTCGTACAAAGGtgccgaatgagtgtcagaaaacaagtagaattggagactgaTAAGCTTCTTATATAGAAAAAAATAATGGGCTTTTTCTTTGTAGATCTGCAGTTATTTTCGTTTAGAATCTTTGCACAATCTGTTAGATATTTAATTTTCTCCTTGAATATCTCCAACAACAATATATGATTTGCTTTGTTATAATTTCAAATTTAAATATAGTTTAAATCTGATTTGATCTTCACAGCTGTCCAATAAATCATATAATCATATTGCTAAACCAATAACAATAAAACATAAATGAATCTTCTCAAAAGATTCTTTTAAAATGCAACAATGTAGCACCTGTTTCACAAGGACCAGATGTTGTACCAACATGGTGGAGAATCACCCCTATCAAGTGTCCCTTTTGTAGTTCTATACAACTTTAGCAAGCTAGACGAATCTTGAAGACTTAGGCACTTCTCCAAGGTGTTGTTTTACTAAATGCAACTAATCTAGAAGACCATTCGTCTAGGAACAACATACCTGCCTATACGCGTAGCCATACGTATATAAGGTGATAcatgtaataccccaaaatttacccttcatttttcctgaaaaaaaaaaaaaaaaaacgaaaaaaaaaaacgaaaaaaaacgaaaaaaaaaaaaataataataataataatttaattaattaattaattaattaattaattaaataaataaataaaataaataaataaaatataacaaattattttggacttgggtctccctcatttgagcccattacccatgaaaatcagtctataaatactgaagtttcagtagaggaaaacacacttggagttacactgagagattcactggagaaagaaggaagagaagcaaaaccctgaggaaaagatagtgagagaaaagccaacagagttcagagcaacctccaaaccctgaaaggaactcaacttgtaaacctcacgggtgcaactcaatttcaatcaagctctccaatcaggtttgccctatatccatcatctttatgccttttatttgaatgctctaaatgtatgagatattatgggtgaatttgataccttttttgtgagccttttgtgaattttgacggaattattcatgtggttacattttgatttaggggcaactctgggttaccctattttgtttattctaacctgtcttgtgtttccatggcattgttttctcttgatttcatcatgctgctctaaccctttgtcgagttttgtgagggctcacatggctttcgcagagacactcgcgtggtttcccactttatttgtgggataccccctggagttttattctgattattcatgttgactgatttcctttgacggtccagctggagacatttcagggtttcttgcccctttaactgctatagcttcggatctttatccgtgtggtaattttttccctttctcatactttatcgctttcttagctggaagacctcgatagga from Lathyrus oleraceus cultivar Zhongwan6 chromosome 1, CAAS_Psat_ZW6_1.0, whole genome shotgun sequence includes:
- the LOC127109949 gene encoding uncharacterized protein LOC127109949, with amino-acid sequence MKDIISKRRTTDTNPIILTETCSAILQGMKIPIKKKDRGVVTIPCIIEGRSFNKALIDLGASVSLMPSIYRKLGIGVVQDTRMTFQFSDHLVKKPYGIVEDVLVKIDKFVFLVDFVILEMPEDEEIPLILGRPFLETGWCLINREEGTMTLKVYNEELKIDVRNTMRYKDDIYTIHTIEVLDQVTTYDSPLNAPQSPLERVLSLSILDSNKEMDNGESKVLALLDAQPSRKGSRPRRWEDLRIPQSSEENKEPKKGTKLKQMPENLKYVFLEPEGKCYAIINSSLQNIQEEKLIQVLKMYKNVIGWAIEDLKDRCQKTNLILNWEKCHFMVREGIVLGHKISYKEIEVDQAKVEVISKLPPPVNEKGIKSFLGDAGFYRRFIRDSSKIAKLLTTLLVKDKAFLFNKECTMAFETLKSKLISAPIVIAPDWYLQFEIMCDASDISVGAVLGQ